A stretch of the TM7 phylum sp. oral taxon 349 genome encodes the following:
- the nusB gene encoding transcription antitermination factor NusB, translated as MASNRHLGRIVALQALYEYEVRTQAGDTSDTLEAIVARDIVRYESAIDDVTFVKELADGVVDKQAELDAALQPIAPDWPISQIARVDRTVLRIGLYELLYRSDVVPPKVAINEAVELAKAFGSDNSSRFVNGVLGTAYRTLVKGASDNDETAKEAAKQK; from the coding sequence ATGGCATCAAACCGGCATCTGGGTAGAATTGTCGCATTGCAGGCACTGTATGAATATGAAGTCCGCACGCAAGCGGGCGACACATCGGATACGCTTGAGGCTATTGTTGCGCGCGATATTGTTCGGTACGAATCAGCGATTGACGACGTTACGTTTGTAAAAGAGCTTGCAGACGGTGTCGTTGATAAGCAGGCGGAGCTTGATGCGGCGCTACAGCCGATTGCGCCAGACTGGCCAATTTCGCAGATAGCGCGCGTTGACCGCACGGTGCTGCGAATCGGCCTGTACGAATTGCTATACCGCAGCGACGTCGTGCCACCAAAGGTAGCAATCAACGAAGCGGTTGAGCTTGCGAAAGCGTTTGGTTCCGATAATTCAAGCCGGTTTGTGAATGGCGTGCTCGGCACGGCGTATCGCACGCTGGTAAAAGGGGCATCGGATAATGACGAAACCGCCAAAGAAGCAGCAAAGCAAAAATAG
- a CDS encoding NUDIX domain-containing protein, whose protein sequence is MTKPPKKQQSKNRFDHIRRYLTRSRSASIQEIVREPTSGGVIFRHGVNGLEILLIQDAKDRWTIPKGHIEEGETAVQTARREIGEEAGLHDVDMLGWLGKIYFRYRRIDKLVLMTTQIYLVRVRTSGDEIQKEDWMKGIKWFPFNEALDLIEYEDIAKLMLKAKTRIREEKL, encoded by the coding sequence ATGACGAAACCGCCAAAGAAGCAGCAAAGCAAAAATAGATTCGATCACATCCGCAGGTATTTGACGCGTTCGCGTTCGGCGTCGATTCAAGAAATTGTGCGTGAGCCGACAAGCGGTGGCGTGATTTTTCGCCACGGCGTCAATGGACTGGAAATCTTATTGATTCAAGATGCTAAAGACCGCTGGACGATTCCGAAAGGGCATATTGAAGAGGGTGAGACTGCAGTGCAAACAGCACGCCGCGAAATTGGCGAAGAGGCAGGATTGCATGATGTTGATATGCTCGGATGGCTCGGTAAAATTTATTTTCGATATCGCCGAATTGATAAACTCGTATTGATGACGACGCAAATTTATCTAGTACGTGTTCGTACAAGCGGAGATGAAATCCAAAAAGAGGATTGGATGAAAGGTATCAAGTGGTTTCCGTTCAATGAAGCTCTCGACTTAATTGAATATGAAGATATTGCAAAACTAATGTTAAAGGCAAAAACACGTATACGAGAGGAGAAGTTATAA
- the rnc gene encoding ribonuclease III, with amino-acid sequence MSGMPTGPYQDWAKQKLGFEYNDIQLLITALTHRSYVNEHRKSVSEHNERLEFLGDAVLELVVTDYLFQHYSEPEGILTSWRAALVNTISNAESGKELGYEALIRMSKGEKHGSDRARRQILANAYEAVIGSIYLERGYDDAAAFIQKHTIVKLDKILADGSWRDPKSHLQEISQQVDSATPVYKVISEEGPDHDKVFTLGAYVNDRLMGKGIGSSKQSAQQEAARAALKAYAKQNSAKLD; translated from the coding sequence ATGTCAGGCATGCCGACAGGACCATATCAGGACTGGGCGAAGCAGAAATTGGGATTTGAATATAATGATATTCAACTTCTAATTACCGCTTTGACACATCGCAGCTATGTGAATGAGCACCGTAAATCGGTAAGCGAGCATAATGAGCGGCTTGAGTTTCTGGGCGATGCAGTACTTGAACTGGTCGTGACCGATTATTTGTTTCAGCACTACAGCGAGCCGGAGGGGATTCTGACTAGTTGGCGTGCGGCATTGGTGAATACGATTAGCAATGCGGAATCTGGTAAAGAATTGGGATACGAAGCGCTAATTCGCATGAGTAAGGGTGAGAAACATGGTTCAGATCGGGCGCGGCGTCAGATTTTGGCAAATGCGTATGAAGCGGTAATTGGTTCGATTTATTTAGAACGAGGCTACGACGACGCAGCGGCATTTATACAAAAGCATACGATTGTGAAACTTGATAAAATCCTTGCCGATGGTTCGTGGCGCGATCCGAAAAGTCATCTACAAGAAATTAGCCAGCAGGTTGATAGCGCGACACCGGTTTATAAGGTTATATCTGAAGAGGGGCCAGATCATGATAAAGTATTTACACTTGGCGCATATGTAAACGATAGGTTGATGGGCAAGGGGATTGGATCAAGTAAACAATCGGCACAACAAGAAGCAGCAAGGGCGGCGCTTAAAGCCTATGCGAAGCAAAATAGCGCTAAGTTAGATTGA
- the rpsP gene encoding 30S ribosomal protein S16, protein MLAIRLQRLGRKAYPVYRLAVQEAQRHPSSGRVVAYVGSYNPHTKESNINVELAQKYLDNGAQPSPRVVKLFKSAGVKLPGWVKEFEGNKTRAVKNAEKLRKNQPKEDLAEESEVAEV, encoded by the coding sequence ATGCTCGCAATTCGTTTGCAACGTCTCGGTCGCAAGGCTTATCCGGTATACCGGTTAGCAGTACAAGAAGCTCAGCGTCATCCGTCAAGCGGTCGCGTGGTTGCGTATGTTGGCAGCTACAATCCGCACACTAAAGAGTCAAATATTAACGTTGAATTAGCGCAAAAATATTTGGATAATGGTGCGCAGCCATCGCCGCGTGTCGTCAAGTTGTTCAAAAGTGCTGGCGTGAAGCTGCCGGGTTGGGTAAAAGAGTTTGAAGGTAACAAAACGAGAGCGGTGAAAAACGCCGAGAAGTTGCGTAAGAATCAGCCAAAAGAAGATCTTGCGGAAGAGTCTGAGGTTGCCGAAGTTTAG
- a CDS encoding KH domain-containing protein: MSTIDQQFVEYIVKSLVEHPDDVSVDRIVDEKGVLLTLTVNPGDLGRVIGRRGGTAQSLRTLLRALGTKNSARYNLKIVNNDNLDETVANVSSEEPVDGATTDTVENSTDEPSEFAKKSREELAELDDLDI, translated from the coding sequence ATGTCGACAATAGACCAGCAATTTGTAGAATATATCGTAAAATCTTTGGTAGAGCACCCAGACGATGTATCGGTTGACCGTATCGTTGACGAGAAAGGTGTGCTGTTGACGCTGACGGTTAATCCTGGAGATCTAGGTCGTGTAATTGGTCGCCGCGGCGGTACGGCGCAAAGCTTGCGGACACTGCTGCGTGCACTTGGAACGAAGAATAGCGCGCGCTACAACCTGAAAATTGTCAACAACGACAACCTGGACGAAACAGTAGCGAATGTGTCAAGCGAAGAACCTGTGGATGGCGCAACTACTGATACTGTGGAAAACAGTACTGATGAGCCAAGCGAATTTGCAAAAAAGTCGCGCGAAGAGCTTGCGGAACTAGACGATCTTGATATATAA
- the trmD gene encoding tRNA (guanosine(37)-N1)-methyltransferase TrmD produces MRKFQIVTLFPEMFTGVFGSSMMWKAQKDGYVELSTINLREFGIGARQTVDDTPYGGGDGMLLMVEPLWRAVEQAKENDSTAKVVIMTPRGMRWKQALAQEYSEQDHGCIFICGRYEGYDERIMALVDQELSVGDYVLTGGELPAMTIIDSIVRLIPGVLGGENSAAIESFSDGETLEFPQYTRPEEWRGMKVPEVLLSGHHGNIAKWRAEHSRKAE; encoded by the coding sequence ATGAGAAAATTCCAAATTGTCACCTTATTTCCTGAGATGTTTACTGGTGTCTTTGGCAGCTCTATGATGTGGAAAGCGCAAAAAGACGGTTATGTTGAGCTGTCAACAATCAATCTGCGCGAGTTTGGAATTGGTGCGCGTCAAACAGTTGATGATACGCCATATGGCGGCGGTGACGGCATGCTTCTGATGGTTGAACCGTTATGGCGAGCGGTTGAGCAAGCGAAAGAAAACGACTCAACTGCAAAAGTTGTCATCATGACGCCGCGTGGTATGCGTTGGAAGCAGGCGCTTGCGCAAGAATATAGTGAGCAAGATCACGGATGTATCTTTATCTGCGGCCGGTACGAAGGATATGATGAACGGATTATGGCACTTGTCGATCAAGAGCTAAGCGTTGGCGATTATGTGTTGACAGGTGGTGAGCTGCCGGCGATGACGATTATTGATAGCATTGTGCGGCTTATCCCGGGCGTACTTGGTGGCGAAAATAGCGCGGCAATTGAAAGCTTTAGCGATGGTGAAACGCTCGAGTTTCCTCAGTACACGCGCCCTGAAGAATGGCGCGGCATGAAAGTTCCCGAGGTGCTGCTGAGTGGCCATCATGGCAATATTGCTAAATGGCGTGCAGAGCATAGCCGTAAGGCAGAATAG
- the hisS gene encoding histidine--tRNA ligase, with protein MSTITAPRLPSGFNEYLPAEQIEFNRLLAIIRTTYEHYGFTPLDTPNVELSEVLLAKGGGETEKQIYRFERGKNDLSLRFDLTVPLARYVAQHQGELAFPFRRYQIGKVYRAERAQAGRFREFYQCDIDMIGSDSSIADAEFPAIINEIFEQFDFGEFTIRINNRKVLNGFFDELGLGAAATDVLRIIDKIEKISRGDLMAELHNAGCSDEQVARLLEFITIQGENDEILRKLETIDINNEQFQTGARELHDVLTALRAMHVPERRVKLDLTITRGLDYYTGTVYETNLNDHPEVGSVCSGGRYDNLTANYSKRSLPGVGISIGLSRLFYKLREAGIVKPAQQTLARVMVAPLSSAQLTRALDVAHELRTVCPVTTYVDDVTAGKKLKYADKLGVRYAVLIGEDEAAAGDVTLKDMQTGENRRMSVRNVCDLLQA; from the coding sequence ATGAGTACGATTACAGCACCACGCTTGCCGAGTGGCTTCAATGAATATTTACCGGCGGAACAAATTGAGTTTAATCGTTTACTGGCTATTATCCGAACAACATATGAGCATTATGGATTTACGCCGCTTGATACGCCTAATGTTGAACTGAGCGAGGTACTGCTCGCAAAAGGTGGCGGCGAAACCGAGAAACAAATTTATCGGTTTGAGCGTGGTAAAAATGACTTGAGTCTACGATTTGATTTAACTGTGCCGCTTGCGCGCTACGTTGCACAGCATCAGGGTGAATTGGCATTTCCGTTCCGGCGCTATCAAATTGGCAAAGTGTATCGCGCAGAGCGGGCGCAGGCGGGGCGATTTCGTGAATTTTATCAGTGCGACATTGACATGATCGGCAGTGATAGTTCAATAGCGGATGCAGAATTTCCGGCGATCATCAATGAGATTTTCGAGCAGTTTGATTTTGGCGAATTTACGATCCGTATCAATAACCGTAAAGTGCTAAATGGATTTTTTGACGAACTTGGTTTGGGTGCGGCGGCGACTGACGTATTACGGATTATCGACAAAATTGAAAAAATCAGCCGTGGTGATTTGATGGCTGAGTTGCATAATGCCGGTTGCAGCGACGAACAAGTCGCACGCTTATTGGAATTTATCACGATTCAAGGTGAGAATGACGAAATTCTACGCAAACTTGAGACGATTGACATCAATAACGAACAATTCCAGACGGGTGCGCGTGAACTTCATGACGTGCTGACAGCGCTGCGTGCAATGCATGTTCCGGAGCGGCGCGTGAAGCTTGACCTGACAATTACACGCGGTTTGGATTATTACACTGGTACGGTGTACGAAACTAATTTGAACGACCACCCGGAGGTCGGCAGCGTGTGTTCGGGTGGGCGGTACGATAATCTGACGGCGAATTATTCCAAGCGATCGTTGCCGGGTGTGGGGATCTCGATCGGCCTGTCGCGGTTGTTCTATAAATTGCGCGAAGCGGGGATTGTTAAGCCGGCGCAGCAAACGCTTGCACGCGTGATGGTGGCGCCGCTTAGTTCCGCACAGTTGACGCGTGCGCTTGATGTGGCACATGAACTGCGCACGGTGTGCCCGGTGACGACGTACGTTGATGATGTTACAGCCGGCAAGAAACTGAAATATGCCGACAAACTTGGCGTTCGCTATGCAGTGCTAATCGGCGAAGATGAAGCAGCGGCGGGCGATGTAACGCTAAAAGATATGCAGACGGGCGAGAATCGGCGCATGTCGGTGCGCAATGTTTGCGATCTGTTGCAAGCGTAA